Proteins found in one Litorihabitans aurantiacus genomic segment:
- the ligD gene encoding non-homologous end-joining DNA ligase codes for MPAGAHGAGGAHGAAQAVRVGERTVRLTNPDKVLFPGGGPDGAAPTTKAELVEYYWRIAPVLLPHLAERPVTRKRWPHGTGESGGRPADPFFTKNLDSGTPDWVPRATISHHERVVTYPLATEDAVLVWCAQMASIELHVPQWRLPRAVLEGRRTLVLEDAETRPDRLVVDLDPGPGVGLEECGEVALAARALLDDVGFASVPVTSGSKGLHLYAALEGVSAAAASAFAAELAASLAAQLPRLAIVQMKRQLREGRVFVDHTQNNAAKTTVSPYSVRGRSQPSVAAPRTWAEVEAGGLRQLRMGEVLERAQDGDLFAALLGGGDGEAPPRVPHPPITLTGVSDPAVGARRAPTRAPSPMLATSYDPITHADLLPERWVFEPKWDGYRAIAVVTGAEVRLVGRSGRDLTPEVAELAVRPDALAGHDAVLDAEIVALRDGRPSFHALQDRGTPPRPPLRLVVFDVLRLDDADLTGHPLDARREVLEALDLPVADVGGAGGAGEGGIDEGDAGWLLSPSLPGTLADALAATAAVEGEGVMAKRRDSPYRAGRRSPAWVKVKHHGQARVVVGGWRPGQGRREGGIGSLLLGVRDGDGLRYVGKVGTGFTDAVLDDLLARLEPHRTAAKPFTTPVPAAEARVAVWVAPELEAEVTFDSWTPDGSLRAARWDGWVAD; via the coding sequence GTGCCGGCGGGGGCGCACGGTGCCGGCGGCGCCCACGGGGCGGCGCAGGCGGTCCGGGTCGGCGAGCGCACGGTGCGGCTGACCAACCCGGACAAGGTCCTCTTCCCCGGCGGCGGCCCGGACGGCGCCGCCCCGACGACCAAGGCCGAGCTGGTCGAGTACTACTGGCGGATCGCGCCGGTCCTGCTCCCGCACCTGGCCGAGCGACCCGTCACCCGCAAGCGCTGGCCGCACGGCACGGGCGAGTCGGGTGGTCGGCCCGCCGACCCCTTCTTCACCAAGAACCTCGACTCCGGCACACCGGACTGGGTCCCGCGCGCCACGATCTCCCACCACGAACGCGTCGTGACCTACCCGCTCGCGACCGAGGACGCGGTGCTCGTGTGGTGCGCGCAGATGGCCAGCATCGAGCTCCACGTGCCGCAGTGGCGCCTGCCGCGGGCGGTGCTGGAAGGCCGGCGCACGCTCGTGCTCGAGGACGCCGAGACGCGCCCCGACCGTCTGGTGGTCGACCTGGATCCGGGCCCCGGCGTCGGGCTCGAGGAGTGCGGCGAGGTGGCGCTCGCGGCACGCGCGCTGCTCGACGACGTCGGGTTCGCCTCCGTGCCCGTCACCTCCGGCAGCAAGGGCCTGCACCTCTACGCGGCGCTGGAGGGCGTGAGCGCCGCCGCGGCAAGCGCGTTCGCCGCGGAGCTGGCGGCCTCGCTGGCGGCCCAGCTGCCGCGGCTCGCGATCGTGCAGATGAAGCGGCAGCTGCGCGAGGGTCGGGTGTTCGTCGACCACACCCAGAACAACGCCGCCAAGACCACGGTCTCGCCGTACTCGGTGCGGGGGCGCTCGCAGCCGTCGGTGGCGGCGCCGCGCACGTGGGCGGAGGTGGAGGCGGGCGGGCTGCGGCAGCTGCGGATGGGGGAGGTGCTCGAGCGGGCGCAGGACGGGGACCTCTTCGCGGCGCTGCTGGGTGGCGGCGACGGCGAGGCGCCCCCGCGCGTGCCGCACCCGCCGATCACGCTAACGGGGGTGTCTGACCCGGCGGTGGGCGCCCGGCGCGCACCCACCCGTGCGCCGTCGCCCATGCTCGCCACCTCCTACGACCCGATCACCCACGCGGACCTCCTCCCCGAGCGGTGGGTGTTCGAGCCGAAGTGGGACGGGTACCGCGCGATCGCCGTCGTCACCGGCGCGGAGGTCCGGCTGGTGGGCCGGTCCGGACGCGATCTCACGCCCGAGGTGGCGGAGCTCGCCGTCCGGCCCGACGCGCTCGCGGGGCACGACGCCGTGCTCGACGCCGAGATCGTCGCGCTGCGCGACGGCCGGCCCAGCTTCCACGCGCTGCAGGACCGCGGTACCCCGCCCCGTCCGCCGCTGCGCCTGGTCGTGTTCGACGTGCTGCGGCTCGACGACGCCGACCTCACCGGGCATCCGCTCGATGCGCGTCGCGAGGTGCTGGAGGCGCTCGACCTGCCGGTCGCCGACGTCGGTGGCGCGGGCGGCGCCGGCGAGGGCGGTATCGACGAGGGCGACGCCGGGTGGCTGCTCAGCCCGTCGCTGCCCGGGACCCTCGCCGACGCGCTGGCCGCGACGGCCGCCGTCGAGGGCGAGGGCGTGATGGCCAAGCGCCGCGACTCGCCGTACCGCGCCGGCCGGCGCAGCCCCGCCTGGGTCAAGGTCAAGCACCACGGGCAGGCCCGCGTCGTCGTCGGCGGGTGGCGACCGGGGCAGGGCCGGCGCGAGGGCGGCATCGGGTCGCTCCTGCTCGGGGTGCGCGACGGCGACGGGCTGCGGTACGTGGGCAAGGTCGGCACCGGCTTCACGGACGCGGTGCTCGACGACCTGCTCGCCCGGCTGGAACCGCACCGCACCGCCGCGAAACCGTTCACGACCCCGGTCCCCGCGGCCGAGGCGCGCGTGGCGGTCTGGGTGGCTCCGGAGCTCGAGGCCGAGGTCACGTTCGACTCCTGGACGCCCGACGGGTCGCTGCGCGCGGCGCGCTGGGACGGGTGGGTCGCGGACTGA
- a CDS encoding DUF2268 domain-containing protein, whose amino-acid sequence MTITVLDTATGMRDVLDAPAPDRPDLLREMVRPAAGMYRYFPGEVDLAAMHAQSFGFPLDRSTDVVRQALTALREADAWARVERALQDAVAVQTRALPGITVPDLTVLMVLGDPDDTYFTDTVDGFSGNGSATGYLALTLWPTPGNLERLEAVAVHELHHNLRYAPGGVVWDPGSVVVGEQVVSEGLADAFARHLYGKAGYTPFGVPHLRDDAVLERVTAGLEVPGMHHFVAWVHGDAAARRFGAEPVGLPTGAGYAVGNRLVDAYLEATGTGVLETLHVPSREVIDVALAHLGLTCPS is encoded by the coding sequence ATGACGATCACCGTGCTCGACACCGCCACCGGCATGAGGGACGTCCTCGACGCCCCCGCACCCGACCGCCCCGACCTCCTGCGAGAGATGGTCCGGCCCGCCGCCGGCATGTACCGGTACTTCCCCGGCGAGGTGGACCTCGCTGCGATGCACGCGCAGTCCTTCGGCTTCCCGCTCGACCGCAGCACCGACGTCGTGCGGCAGGCGCTCACGGCCCTGCGGGAGGCCGACGCGTGGGCCCGCGTCGAGCGGGCGCTGCAGGACGCCGTCGCCGTCCAGACCCGCGCCCTCCCCGGGATCACGGTCCCCGACCTCACCGTGCTGATGGTGCTCGGCGACCCGGACGACACCTACTTCACCGACACCGTGGACGGCTTCAGCGGCAACGGCAGCGCGACCGGCTACCTCGCCCTCACGCTGTGGCCCACGCCGGGCAACCTCGAGCGTCTCGAGGCCGTCGCCGTGCACGAGCTGCACCACAACCTGCGCTACGCCCCGGGCGGCGTCGTGTGGGACCCGGGCAGCGTCGTCGTGGGCGAGCAGGTCGTCTCGGAGGGTCTGGCCGACGCGTTCGCGCGGCACCTGTACGGCAAGGCGGGCTACACGCCGTTCGGCGTCCCCCACCTGCGCGACGACGCCGTCCTCGAGCGCGTCACCGCCGGGCTCGAGGTCCCCGGCATGCACCACTTCGTGGCGTGGGTGCACGGAGACGCGGCCGCGCGTCGGTTCGGCGCGGAGCCGGTGGGGCTGCCGACCGGCGCGGGCTACGCCGTCGGCAACCGGCTGGTGGACGCCTACCTCGAGGCGACCGGGACGGGCGTCCTGGAGACGCTGCACGTGCCGAGCCGCGAGGTGATCGACGTCGCTCTCGCGCACCTCGGGCTCACCTGCCCGTCCTGA
- a CDS encoding NAD(P)H-binding protein → MFAAGGGADGNVLRKRTVDLEGAIKSLEACAEVGVRRYVQISAIGVDAKVGLDESAAWASYVVAKRDSDEAVRASGLDWTILRPAQLLDSPGTDAVTLGEGLEPAPVTRDDVAATVAAVLAEPRAAGHQWDLVGGSTGVEAAVAQAVGQG, encoded by the coding sequence GTGTTCGCGGCGGGCGGTGGTGCCGACGGGAACGTGCTGCGCAAGCGGACGGTCGATCTCGAGGGCGCCATCAAGTCGCTCGAGGCGTGCGCCGAGGTCGGGGTGCGGCGGTACGTGCAGATCTCGGCCATCGGGGTGGACGCGAAGGTCGGGCTGGACGAGAGCGCGGCGTGGGCGAGCTACGTCGTCGCCAAGCGCGACTCCGACGAGGCCGTCCGCGCCAGCGGACTGGACTGGACGATCCTGCGCCCCGCCCAGCTGCTCGACTCGCCCGGTACGGACGCGGTCACGCTGGGGGAGGGGCTCGAGCCGGCGCCCGTCACGCGCGACGACGTCGCCGCCACGGTCGCTGCCGTCCTCGCGGAGCCGCGTGCGGCCGGTCACCAGTGGGACCTCGTGGGTGGCTCGACCGGTGTCGAGGCCGCCGTGGCGCAGGCGGTGGGGCAGGGGTAG
- a CDS encoding phosphatase PAP2 family protein: MSTVQVPPPARQRRPDAASRAVNTQRATRWVWSLVGAVVAGAAVVALARFFVEGRDGLWVDELAFRGSERGRDQLEPLSSLVLGVVSIPFLVAAMVVVVAIAALRRQWGDAGRAVAIVVGANISTQGIKEDFVVRQELPGLPDLANSLPSGHTTVAASVAAALLLVAPRPARPLVAILGGAYTAATAVATMSLGWHRPSDVIAAVAVVTAWTLLVVVPGSGRTADGFPGTPGRVVASLLLGAVALVGIVAGVVTLVITLAGVDGAADYATAADAVGSGGPTLAYVGSAAAVVGSAAASSWAQLLARR, from the coding sequence ATGAGCACGGTCCAGGTCCCGCCGCCGGCGCGGCAGCGTCGCCCCGACGCCGCGTCGCGCGCCGTGAACACCCAGCGCGCCACCCGGTGGGTCTGGAGCCTGGTCGGTGCCGTCGTGGCGGGCGCCGCCGTCGTCGCACTCGCCCGCTTCTTCGTCGAGGGGCGGGACGGCCTGTGGGTCGACGAGCTCGCCTTCCGCGGTTCGGAGCGCGGCCGCGACCAGCTCGAACCGCTGAGCAGCCTCGTCCTCGGCGTCGTGAGCATCCCGTTCCTCGTGGCGGCGATGGTGGTGGTCGTGGCGATCGCCGCGCTGCGCCGCCAGTGGGGGGACGCCGGGCGGGCGGTCGCGATCGTCGTCGGCGCCAACATCTCCACCCAGGGCATCAAGGAGGACTTCGTCGTCCGCCAGGAGCTGCCGGGTCTGCCCGACCTCGCCAACTCCCTCCCGAGCGGCCACACCACCGTCGCCGCGTCGGTCGCCGCCGCGCTGCTGCTCGTCGCCCCGCGCCCCGCGCGGCCCCTCGTCGCGATCCTCGGCGGCGCGTACACCGCCGCGACCGCCGTCGCCACGATGTCCCTGGGCTGGCACCGGCCCTCGGACGTCATCGCCGCCGTCGCCGTCGTGACGGCCTGGACCCTCCTCGTGGTGGTGCCGGGCAGCGGGCGCACCGCCGACGGGTTCCCCGGGACCCCGGGCCGCGTGGTCGCCTCGCTCCTGCTGGGCGCGGTGGCGCTCGTAGGGATCGTGGCCGGCGTCGTGACCCTCGTGATCACGCTCGCCGGGGTCGATGGCGCGGCGGACTACGCGACCGCTGCCGACGCCGTCGGGAGCGGCGGTCCGACCCTGGCCTACGTCGGCTCGGCCGCCGCCGTCGTGGGGTCCGCGGCCGCGTCCTCCTGGGCGCAGCTGCTCGCCCGGCGCTGA
- a CDS encoding Ku protein, whose translation MRSIWKGSLAFGLVNVPVKVYSATEDHDVSFHQVHAEDGGRIRYQRRCEVCGEVVTYDQIAKAYDSPDGQRVILTDDDFATLPAQAKHEIEVLQFVPNEQIDPILLDRSYYLEPDSRSPKAYALLRRTLEETDRTAVVHFALRNKTRLAALRVRGDVLVVQTMIWPDEVRAAEFESLDEQPEISDKELAMSASLVESMAEDFDASAFTDTYTEQLRTLIDDKLTGGESFTAVEEEDEPADVVDLVAALRRSVAERKKAREAASGSTGDGGGAGEKEKAPAKKTSTAKKAPAKKAGSAKAPAKKPAKAS comes from the coding sequence ATGCGAAGCATCTGGAAGGGCTCCCTCGCCTTCGGCCTGGTGAACGTGCCGGTCAAGGTGTACTCCGCCACGGAGGACCACGACGTCTCCTTCCACCAGGTGCACGCGGAGGACGGCGGGCGCATCCGCTACCAGCGCCGGTGCGAGGTGTGCGGCGAGGTCGTCACCTACGACCAGATCGCCAAAGCCTACGACTCGCCGGACGGGCAGCGCGTCATCCTCACCGACGACGACTTCGCGACCCTCCCCGCCCAGGCGAAGCACGAGATCGAGGTGCTGCAGTTCGTCCCGAACGAGCAGATCGACCCGATCCTGCTCGACCGCAGCTACTACCTCGAGCCAGACTCCCGCTCGCCGAAGGCGTACGCGCTGCTGCGCCGCACGCTCGAGGAGACCGACCGCACCGCCGTCGTGCACTTCGCGCTGCGCAACAAGACGCGGCTCGCGGCGCTGCGCGTGCGGGGTGACGTGCTCGTGGTGCAGACGATGATCTGGCCGGACGAGGTCCGCGCCGCCGAGTTCGAGTCGCTGGACGAGCAGCCGGAGATCTCCGACAAGGAGCTGGCGATGTCCGCGAGCCTCGTGGAGTCGATGGCCGAGGACTTCGACGCGAGCGCGTTCACCGACACCTACACCGAGCAGCTGCGCACGCTCATCGACGACAAGCTGACCGGCGGCGAGTCCTTCACCGCGGTCGAGGAGGAGGACGAGCCGGCCGACGTCGTCGACCTCGTCGCCGCGCTGCGCCGGAGCGTGGCGGAGCGGAAGAAGGCGCGGGAGGCGGCGTCGGGCTCGACGGGCGACGGCGGTGGTGCGGGGGAGAAGGAGAAGGCGCCCGCGAAGAAGACGTCGACGGCGAAGAAGGCGCCCGCGAAGAAGGCGGGCTCGGCGAAGGCGCCCGCCAAGAAGCCGGCCAAGGCGTCCTAG
- a CDS encoding Gfo/Idh/MocA family protein translates to MTDATAAAPSTTDTTVPGLAPASSYPDPKDAPAIRWGILAAGGIARKFATDVPAHTASTIAAVGSRSADRAAAFASEMDVPRSYGSYEELVADPEIDAIYVASPHSEHRDHALLALKAGKPVLIEKAVTRNAAEAREIFDVAASRGLFAMEAMWARFLPHYRAVVDAVAAGVIGDVVQLTALHGQHLLRGPEHRLWNPELAGGALLDLGVYPISFAHAVLGVPDQIHAFGELSDLGVDRGETVVLRYGTTSIAVAQSTLESGQLNNATIAGTTGRIDIDRTFYNPTDVHLSRFDGTDTVELAGRFPGGFQFQAAEAARRIAAGETSSPLMTWQASVEVMEMMDEVRRQLGVRYPGE, encoded by the coding sequence GTGACCGACGCCACCGCTGCCGCCCCGTCCACCACCGACACCACCGTGCCCGGCCTCGCCCCGGCGAGCTCCTACCCCGACCCGAAGGACGCCCCGGCGATCCGCTGGGGAATCCTCGCCGCCGGCGGGATCGCCCGGAAGTTCGCGACCGACGTCCCGGCCCACACCGCCTCGACGATCGCCGCGGTCGGCTCCCGCAGCGCCGACCGCGCCGCCGCGTTCGCCTCGGAGATGGACGTGCCGCGCTCCTACGGGTCGTACGAGGAGCTGGTGGCCGACCCCGAGATCGACGCGATCTACGTCGCCTCCCCGCACTCCGAGCACCGCGACCACGCACTCCTCGCGCTGAAGGCCGGCAAGCCGGTCCTCATCGAGAAGGCCGTCACGCGCAACGCCGCCGAGGCCCGCGAGATCTTCGACGTCGCGGCGTCGCGCGGGCTGTTCGCGATGGAGGCCATGTGGGCGCGGTTCCTCCCGCACTACCGCGCCGTCGTGGACGCGGTGGCGGCGGGCGTGATCGGCGACGTCGTCCAGCTCACCGCGCTGCACGGCCAGCACCTGCTGCGCGGCCCCGAGCACCGGCTGTGGAACCCGGAGCTCGCCGGTGGCGCGCTGCTCGACCTCGGTGTCTACCCGATCTCGTTCGCCCACGCGGTGCTCGGTGTCCCGGACCAGATCCACGCGTTCGGCGAGCTGTCCGACCTCGGCGTCGACCGGGGCGAGACCGTCGTGCTGCGCTACGGCACCACGAGCATCGCCGTCGCGCAGTCCACGCTCGAGTCCGGTCAGCTGAACAACGCCACGATCGCCGGCACCACGGGCCGGATCGACATCGACCGCACCTTCTACAACCCCACCGACGTGCACCTGTCGCGGTTCGACGGCACCGACACGGTGGAGCTCGCGGGCCGGTTCCCTGGCGGGTTCCAGTTCCAGGCGGCCGAGGCCGCACGCCGCATCGCCGCCGGTGAGACGAGCTCCCCGCTGATGACCTGGCAGGCGTCGGTCGAGGTCATGGAGATGATGGACGAGGTCCGCCGCCAGCTGGGGGTGCGCTACCCGGGCGAGTAG
- the topA gene encoding type I DNA topoisomerase, protein MPTKLVIVESPTKARTITPFLGSDYEVEASVGHIRDLPQPSELPPEMKKGPYKKFAVNVEEGFDPYYVVDADKKKKVAELKRKLKDADELYLATDEDREGEAIAWHLLQVLNPKVPVKRMVFHEITREAIVRALDATRELDTRLVDAQETRRILDRLYGYEVSPVLWRKIGPGLSAGRVQSVATRLVVERERERMAFRSASYWDVTGEFTGGRGETAGTAFRARLTSLDGTRVATGRDFDDAGQLKGRAGAVVHLDADAANGLVSALAEASFAVSSVETKPYTRRPAAPFTTSTLQQEASRKLRMNSRAAMRTAQSLYENGYITYMRTDSVTLSTEAIAAARRQAADLYGPEYVPDSPRLYANKSKNAQEAHEAIRPAGDHFRTPAQVAKALSGDEFRLYELIWKRTVASQMADARGSTASVRMRASTTAELTSATAGTLATGTAAEFSASGTVITFRGFLAAYEEGKDAGRYEDGADGAGSGKGGKADARLPDVREGDAVAHDDLAADGHETSPPPRYTEASLTAALEERGIGRPSTYAATIAVVVDRGYVLRRGQALFPSWLAFSVVRLLEEHFGSLVDYDFTASMESDLDRIAAGNQDRVEWLTQFYFGEGDAPGLSGLVNDLGDIDARDINSIPVGDGITLRVGRYGPYLEGTGPDGAALRASVPEDVAPDELTAEKARELLETRADGDVELGVDPDTGFQVVAKNGRYGPYVTEVIPDPPAEEPAAADGEAGAAKPKRKKAPAKQKPRTGSLLKSMSLETVTLEQALQLMSLPRVVGVDAEGVEITSQNGRYGPYLKKGTDSRSLTTEEQIFEITLEEALAIYAQPKQRGRAAATPPLRELGNDPVSEKPVVVKDGRFGPYVTDGTTNATLRKEDAVETITPERGYELLAEKRAKGPAKKPAARKPAARKPAAKKAPAKKAPAKKS, encoded by the coding sequence TTGCCCACCAAGCTCGTCATCGTCGAGTCGCCCACCAAGGCGCGCACCATCACGCCCTTCCTCGGGTCGGACTACGAGGTCGAGGCGAGCGTCGGGCACATCCGCGACCTCCCGCAGCCGAGCGAGCTGCCGCCCGAGATGAAGAAGGGGCCGTACAAGAAGTTCGCGGTGAACGTCGAGGAGGGGTTCGACCCCTACTACGTCGTGGACGCCGACAAAAAGAAGAAGGTCGCGGAGCTCAAGCGGAAGCTCAAGGACGCCGACGAGCTCTACCTCGCCACGGATGAGGACCGCGAGGGCGAGGCCATCGCGTGGCACCTGCTGCAGGTGCTGAACCCGAAGGTCCCGGTCAAGCGCATGGTGTTCCACGAGATCACCCGCGAGGCGATCGTGCGCGCGCTCGACGCCACCCGCGAGCTCGACACCCGGCTCGTGGACGCGCAGGAGACCCGCCGCATCCTCGACCGCCTCTACGGCTACGAGGTCTCGCCGGTCCTGTGGCGCAAGATCGGACCTGGCCTCTCGGCCGGTCGCGTGCAGTCGGTGGCCACGCGCCTGGTGGTCGAGCGCGAGCGCGAGCGCATGGCGTTCCGCAGCGCGTCCTACTGGGACGTGACGGGTGAGTTCACGGGTGGCCGCGGCGAGACCGCCGGCACCGCGTTCCGCGCACGCCTGACCAGCCTGGACGGCACGCGCGTCGCCACCGGGCGTGACTTCGACGACGCCGGGCAGCTCAAGGGGCGCGCGGGCGCCGTCGTGCACCTGGACGCGGACGCCGCGAACGGCCTGGTGAGCGCGCTCGCGGAGGCGAGCTTCGCCGTCTCCTCGGTGGAGACGAAGCCCTACACGCGCCGTCCGGCCGCGCCGTTCACGACCTCCACGCTGCAGCAGGAGGCGAGCCGCAAGCTCCGCATGAACAGCCGCGCGGCGATGCGCACCGCGCAGTCGCTGTACGAGAACGGCTACATCACCTACATGCGTACCGACTCGGTGACGCTCTCGACCGAGGCGATCGCGGCCGCGCGCCGCCAGGCCGCGGACCTCTACGGCCCCGAGTACGTGCCGGACTCGCCGCGCCTGTACGCGAACAAGAGCAAGAACGCGCAGGAGGCGCACGAGGCGATCCGCCCCGCGGGCGACCACTTCCGCACCCCCGCGCAGGTCGCCAAGGCGCTCTCGGGCGACGAGTTCCGCCTGTACGAGCTCATCTGGAAGCGCACCGTCGCCTCGCAGATGGCCGACGCGCGCGGTTCCACCGCCTCCGTCCGGATGCGGGCGAGCACGACGGCGGAGCTCACCTCCGCCACGGCCGGCACCCTCGCGACGGGTACGGCCGCCGAGTTCTCCGCCTCCGGCACGGTCATCACGTTCCGCGGGTTCCTCGCCGCGTACGAGGAGGGCAAGGACGCCGGTCGCTACGAGGACGGTGCCGACGGCGCGGGTTCCGGCAAGGGCGGAAAGGCGGACGCGCGCCTGCCCGACGTGCGCGAGGGCGACGCCGTCGCGCACGACGACCTCGCGGCCGACGGTCACGAGACCTCGCCGCCCCCGCGCTACACCGAGGCGTCGCTGACCGCGGCGCTGGAGGAGCGCGGCATCGGGCGTCCCTCGACGTACGCGGCCACGATCGCCGTCGTGGTGGACCGCGGCTACGTGCTGCGGCGCGGGCAGGCGCTGTTCCCGAGCTGGCTCGCCTTCTCGGTGGTGCGGCTGCTCGAGGAGCACTTCGGCTCGCTCGTGGACTACGACTTCACGGCCAGCATGGAGTCCGACCTCGACCGGATCGCGGCGGGCAACCAGGACCGCGTGGAGTGGCTGACCCAGTTCTACTTCGGCGAGGGTGACGCGCCCGGGCTCTCGGGCCTGGTCAACGACCTCGGCGACATCGACGCGCGCGACATCAACTCGATCCCCGTCGGCGACGGAATCACGCTGCGCGTGGGCCGATACGGGCCCTACCTGGAGGGGACGGGGCCGGACGGGGCCGCGCTGCGCGCCTCCGTGCCCGAGGACGTGGCGCCCGACGAGCTGACGGCCGAGAAGGCGCGCGAGCTGCTCGAGACGCGGGCCGACGGCGACGTCGAGCTCGGCGTCGATCCCGACACCGGCTTCCAGGTGGTCGCGAAGAACGGCCGCTACGGGCCGTACGTGACCGAGGTGATCCCGGATCCGCCGGCCGAGGAGCCCGCCGCTGCCGACGGCGAGGCCGGTGCCGCGAAGCCGAAGCGGAAGAAGGCGCCGGCGAAGCAGAAGCCGCGGACCGGTTCGCTGCTGAAGTCGATGTCGCTCGAGACCGTGACGCTGGAGCAGGCGCTGCAGCTGATGTCGCTGCCGCGCGTGGTCGGCGTGGACGCCGAGGGTGTGGAGATCACCTCGCAGAACGGCCGGTACGGCCCGTACCTGAAGAAGGGCACGGACTCGCGCTCGCTGACCACCGAGGAGCAGATCTTCGAGATCACGCTCGAGGAGGCGCTGGCGATCTACGCCCAGCCGAAGCAGCGCGGCCGCGCCGCCGCGACGCCGCCGCTGCGGGAGCTCGGCAACGACCCCGTCAGCGAGAAGCCGGTGGTGGTGAAGGACGGGCGGTTCGGGCCGTACGTCACCGACGGCACCACGAACGCCACGCTGCGCAAGGAGGACGCGGTCGAGACGATCACGCCCGAGCGCGGGTACGAGCTGCTGGCCGAGAAGCGGGCGAAGGGCCCGGCCAAGAAGCCGGCCGCGCGCAAGCCCGCGGCCCGCAAGCCGGCGGCGAAGAAGGCTCCGGCCAAGAAGGCACCCGCCAAGAAGTCCTGA
- a CDS encoding MerR family transcriptional regulator, with product MTQDGRTVGHVAADLGVSVRTLHHWDELGVVRPSERTAGGYRTYLPADVARARRVLLLRDLGVPLADVPALLAADARVRRSELVRRREATLARIARLQEVVDAVDTLLAADERGILLSAEDTTAVFGPGWDPAWSGAARERWGDSAQWAEYAERSAGRDAQAWRAVVDATREVLADMARARTDGVGPTDARAVALAERHREAMGEFFHVTPSMHVLMARMYVAEPGWSVTFEEVQEGLTAWLRDAVEAAARARGLDPDAATWG from the coding sequence ATGACGCAGGACGGGCGCACGGTCGGCCACGTGGCCGCCGATCTGGGCGTGAGCGTGCGGACGCTGCACCACTGGGACGAGCTCGGTGTGGTCCGGCCGTCCGAGCGCACCGCGGGCGGCTACCGCACCTACCTGCCGGCCGACGTCGCGCGCGCCCGGCGCGTGCTGCTGCTGCGGGACCTCGGCGTCCCGCTGGCGGACGTCCCCGCCCTCCTGGCGGCCGACGCCCGGGTGCGCCGGTCCGAGCTGGTGCGACGGCGCGAGGCGACGCTCGCGCGGATCGCGCGGCTGCAGGAGGTGGTCGACGCCGTCGACACCCTCCTCGCGGCCGACGAGCGCGGCATCCTCCTGTCCGCCGAGGACACCACCGCGGTGTTCGGCCCCGGGTGGGACCCCGCGTGGTCGGGCGCGGCGCGCGAGCGCTGGGGCGACAGCGCGCAGTGGGCGGAGTACGCCGAGCGGTCGGCGGGCCGGGACGCCCAGGCGTGGCGCGCCGTCGTGGACGCGACGCGGGAGGTCCTCGCGGACATGGCGCGGGCGCGCACCGACGGCGTCGGGCCGACCGACGCGCGGGCGGTCGCGCTCGCCGAGCGGCACCGCGAGGCGATGGGGGAGTTCTTCCACGTCACGCCGTCGATGCACGTGCTGATGGCACGGATGTACGTGGCGGAGCCGGGGTGGTCGGTGACGTTCGAGGAGGTCCAGGAGGGGCTGACGGCGTGGCTGCGCGACGCCGTCGAGGCCGCCGCCCGCGCGCGGGGCCTCGACCCCGACGCGGCGACGTGGGGGTAG
- the tmk gene encoding dTMP kinase, whose amino-acid sequence MTAIPGLFLSFEGGDGAGKTTQLARLAQWLEQEHGREVVRTREPGGTTLGRTLRELVLHGEDVDARTEALLYATDRAHHVASVIRPALERGAVVITDRYLDSSLAYQAGGRELGMSELRDLQMWAVRGLLPRMTFLLDLDPALLAQRLTGEPDRLERAGAEFHRRTRGAFLDLAGAEPERWRVLDAAAPIEDISARIRAEVEPLLAPVAEGDAS is encoded by the coding sequence GTGACTGCGATCCCGGGCCTGTTCCTCTCGTTCGAGGGCGGCGACGGCGCCGGCAAGACGACGCAGCTGGCCCGCCTGGCGCAGTGGCTCGAGCAGGAGCACGGCCGCGAGGTGGTGCGCACCCGCGAGCCCGGTGGGACGACGCTGGGTCGCACGCTGCGCGAGCTCGTGCTCCACGGCGAGGACGTCGACGCGCGCACCGAGGCGCTGCTGTACGCCACGGACCGCGCCCACCACGTCGCGAGCGTGATCCGGCCGGCGCTGGAGCGCGGCGCCGTCGTGATCACCGACCGCTACCTCGACTCCTCGCTCGCCTACCAGGCGGGCGGCCGCGAGCTGGGGATGAGCGAGCTGCGCGACCTGCAGATGTGGGCGGTCCGTGGTCTGCTTCCCCGCATGACGTTCCTGCTCGATCTCGACCCCGCCCTGCTGGCGCAGCGGCTCACCGGTGAGCCGGACCGACTGGAGCGCGCCGGTGCGGAGTTCCACCGTCGCACGCGCGGCGCGTTCCTGGATCTCGCCGGCGCGGAGCCGGAGCGCTGGCGCGTGCTCGACGCCGCTGCGCCGATCGAGGACATCTCGGCGCGCATCCGGGCCGAGGTCGAGCCGCTGCTCGCGCCCGTGGCGGAGGGAGACGCGTCGTGA